A region of Moorena sp. SIOASIH DNA encodes the following proteins:
- a CDS encoding glycosyltransferase family 4 protein has product MRLTLVTSSLSCGGAERAVALLAKGFFNKGYQVDVVTIDDTYLDFYKLPDGVNRVALNIAKNSPTFIHGIWNNLYRLWVLRRTIKSLDPDVVISFLDQINILTLLALFKTNYPVLVSEQNDPRKSSSGKVWDRLRHITYSFADKVVSVGDGVNQYFDWLSQTKRAVIYNPLASINPRPSMDKFLETKGADLTKKWIVAIGRLTNQKGFDILLSAFKKHADRHPDWQLIILGEGELRPELENLRDKLGLTNQVLFPGVVRNPFSVLKRSQLFVLSSRFEGLPGVLVEALACGLPVVSTDCPSGPREVIRDGVNGILVPSENGLALATAMERLMSNEEERKRLASYAPKITEQFCLGTIIERWETLFSEVIS; this is encoded by the coding sequence ATGCGATTAACACTAGTGACGTCATCTCTCTCCTGTGGAGGTGCTGAGCGAGCGGTAGCTTTGCTAGCAAAAGGATTCTTTAACAAGGGTTATCAAGTTGATGTGGTAACAATTGATGACACCTATCTTGACTTTTATAAATTACCCGATGGGGTTAATCGAGTAGCCCTTAATATCGCCAAAAACTCACCAACTTTTATTCATGGCATTTGGAATAACCTCTATCGTCTGTGGGTCTTGAGGCGAACCATTAAATCTCTCGACCCTGATGTCGTCATTTCTTTCTTAGATCAAATCAATATATTGACCCTGTTAGCTCTTTTTAAGACTAACTATCCGGTTCTGGTAAGTGAACAGAATGATCCTCGGAAAAGTTCTAGTGGTAAAGTGTGGGATAGATTGCGACATATCACCTATTCCTTTGCGGATAAAGTGGTGAGCGTAGGGGATGGAGTGAATCAGTATTTTGACTGGCTTTCCCAAACCAAACGAGCAGTAATTTATAACCCATTGGCTAGTATTAATCCCAGACCTAGTATGGACAAATTCCTGGAAACTAAAGGAGCTGATCTAACTAAAAAATGGATAGTTGCTATCGGACGGCTTACCAATCAGAAAGGTTTTGATATTTTATTATCTGCTTTCAAAAAACATGCTGATCGGCATCCAGACTGGCAACTTATAATTTTAGGAGAAGGGGAGCTTCGTCCAGAGCTTGAAAATCTCAGAGATAAATTAGGTTTAACTAATCAGGTTCTCTTTCCTGGGGTTGTCCGTAATCCCTTTTCAGTCTTAAAACGGTCACAATTATTTGTCTTGTCTTCCCGCTTTGAAGGGTTACCAGGGGTTTTAGTTGAAGCACTCGCTTGTGGACTCCCCGTTGTTTCAACAGATTGTCCTAGTGGTCCACGAGAAGTTATTCGTGATGGGGTGAATGGAATTTTGGTACCCAGTGAAAATGGGTTAGCCTTAGCTACAGCAATGGAGCGTTTAATGTCGAATGAGGAAGAGCGGAAACGTCTAGCCTCTTATGCTCCAAAAATTACAGAACAATTTTGTTTAGGAACAATAATAGAACGCTGGGAAACCTTATTTAGTGAAGTTATAAGCTAA